A single window of Deltaproteobacteria bacterium DNA harbors:
- a CDS encoding MmgE/PrpD family protein → MDNLTRQIANFAYELKYDQLPAEVVTAATRFIVDSLACAIAAHDCEPVRMGRRLARGAAPERFPGRIICHGEIATAESAAFVNTAMIRNLDFNDEYPGGHPSDCLGAFFAIAEAANADGKKLIESLVIAYELFLRLSDATHLRYKGWDQGFAAGIGAAAGVGHLLNISREQLAEAIAIVTVANVPMRNTRAGELSLWKGVATAFATRNGMFAALLAGEGMTGADKPFEGKHGLWDLITGPFELTPLPTEGGPYQSPVTRLKYWPVEYNGQLPAWGAVELRGKVDWRELNDIEIGVYTFCYTEIGSEPEKWDPKTRETADHSLPYIFAKVLVDGTITVAAFEESAYRDESIRPLMNKIRVYLDNEVDALYPKTVSMKIKATKQDGSVIEIWPRDPLGHVNNPMGDAHVRAKFGQTVEAIYGKEKTARVLERWWQVSALSAPELVEAIALLTVK, encoded by the coding sequence GTGGACAATCTTACTCGACAGATCGCCAACTTCGCTTACGAATTAAAATATGACCAGCTGCCGGCCGAAGTCGTCACCGCCGCCACGCGCTTTATCGTCGACAGCCTCGCCTGCGCCATCGCCGCTCATGACTGCGAGCCGGTGCGCATGGGCCGGCGCTTGGCGCGCGGCGCGGCGCCGGAAAGATTTCCCGGGCGGATTATCTGCCACGGCGAAATCGCGACGGCCGAGAGCGCGGCGTTCGTCAACACGGCGATGATCCGCAATTTAGATTTTAATGACGAATATCCCGGCGGCCATCCGAGCGACTGCTTGGGCGCGTTCTTCGCCATCGCCGAAGCGGCCAACGCCGACGGCAAAAAGTTAATCGAAAGTCTGGTGATCGCCTACGAACTTTTTCTCCGACTCAGCGACGCCACGCACTTGCGTTACAAAGGTTGGGACCAAGGCTTCGCCGCCGGCATCGGTGCGGCCGCCGGCGTCGGCCATCTGTTGAATATCTCACGCGAACAACTCGCCGAAGCGATCGCCATCGTCACCGTCGCCAACGTGCCCATGCGCAACACCCGCGCCGGCGAACTATCGCTGTGGAAAGGCGTCGCCACGGCGTTCGCGACACGCAACGGCATGTTTGCCGCGCTACTCGCCGGCGAAGGCATGACCGGCGCGGACAAGCCCTTCGAAGGCAAACATGGTCTGTGGGATTTGATCACCGGGCCGTTCGAACTCACGCCCTTGCCCACCGAAGGCGGACCCTATCAGTCGCCGGTGACGCGGCTCAAATATTGGCCGGTGGAATATAACGGCCAACTGCCCGCCTGGGGCGCGGTGGAATTGCGCGGCAAAGTCGACTGGCGCGAACTCAACGATATCGAAATCGGCGTCTATACTTTCTGCTACACCGAGATCGGCAGCGAACCGGAAAAATGGGATCCCAAGACGCGCGAAACCGCCGATCATAGCTTGCCGTATATTTTCGCCAAGGTTTTAGTCGACGGCACGATCACCGTCGCCGCCTTCGAAGAATCTGCCTACCGCGATGAATCGATACGTCCGCTAATGAATAAGATTCGCGTCTATCTCGATAACGAAGTGGACGCGCTTTACCCGAAGACGGTCTCGATGAAAATCAAAGCGACCAAGCAGGACGGCAGCGTCATCGAGATCTGGCCGCGCGACCCGCTGGGACATGTGAACAATCCCATGGGCGACGCACATGTTCGGGCGAAGTTCGGGCAAACAGTCGAAGCCATTTATGGCAAGGAGAAAACCGCGCGAGTGTTGGAGCGGTGGTGGCAGGTCAGCGCCTTGTCGGCGCCGGAGCTAGTCGAAGCGATCGCGTTGTTGACAGTAAAATAA
- a CDS encoding ABC transporter substrate-binding protein — MRIRASVFFLATIFFTPISSAHALDTVTAALTSKAFQYVPLVIAQDRGYMKEEGLELKLVFMQNAAGLQSLIANAVQFSGSGSSALVAISKGNAPLKTMLAFNDQVLQWIVARPNIKTLRDLTGKKVATTGVASIAAFMFRNILTKHNIPKDIVLIDPGPVNRLPSLLSGAVDAAIVSPEERYAALDQGMKDLLFIGKEVKNSWGTFATSDKFIKEQPKQLAGFVRAVIKGLRVARQERESTIAAISKFSELDRALSTRMYDDLVGTFTKNGYVDEQSQKNDLAIVAQVADVNEVIPTKRAYDFSFAIQAEQQLNKQGWKP; from the coding sequence ATGCGAATTCGGGCAAGCGTATTTTTTCTCGCGACAATCTTTTTCACTCCAATCTCGTCAGCCCACGCCCTCGACACCGTCACCGCGGCGCTGACCTCGAAGGCGTTTCAGTACGTGCCGCTGGTGATCGCCCAGGATCGCGGCTACATGAAAGAAGAAGGATTGGAGTTAAAGCTGGTGTTCATGCAGAACGCCGCCGGCCTGCAATCCTTGATCGCCAACGCCGTGCAATTTTCCGGCTCCGGCAGCAGCGCGCTGGTGGCGATCTCCAAAGGCAACGCGCCGCTGAAAACCATGCTGGCGTTCAACGATCAAGTCCTGCAATGGATTGTCGCCCGGCCCAATATCAAAACCCTGCGCGACTTGACCGGCAAGAAAGTCGCCACCACCGGCGTCGCCTCCATCGCCGCGTTCATGTTCAGAAATATTTTGACCAAGCACAACATCCCCAAGGACATCGTGTTGATCGATCCGGGACCGGTCAATCGCCTGCCGTCGCTGCTATCCGGCGCCGTCGACGCCGCCATCGTCAGCCCGGAAGAACGCTATGCCGCGCTCGATCAAGGCATGAAAGATTTATTGTTCATCGGCAAGGAAGTAAAAAATTCCTGGGGCACCTTCGCCACTTCGGACAAATTCATCAAGGAACAGCCCAAGCAGCTTGCCGGCTTCGTCCGCGCCGTGATCAAGGGCCTGCGCGTGGCGCGCCAAGAACGCGAAAGCACCATCGCCGCGATCTCCAAGTTCAGCGAACTCGACCGCGCCCTATCGACACGCATGTACGACGACCTGGTGGGAACCTTCACGAAAAACGGCTACGTCGACGAACAAAGCCAAAAAAATGACCTCGCCATCGTCGCCCAAGTCGCCGACGTCAACGAAGTCATCCCAACCAAGCGCGCCTACGATTTCAGCTTCGCGATCCAAGCCGAGCAACAATTGAACAAGCAGGGGTGGAAACCGTGA